One genomic segment of Pirellulales bacterium includes these proteins:
- a CDS encoding isoprenylcysteine carboxylmethyltransferase family protein has product MSIAVEAPVQTWFARSRGWIGIVILVPFSVLMLLSIPLSLEGSWVDFVFDQAAWLLFFAGAAFRWWSTLYIGGRKTAELIQEGPYSLCRNPLYLGTFLMVLSAAVFLESLTFAIGLVLASWVYLSTTVPVEERRLRNRFGKAFDEYCQRVPRFFPRPGSFRSADTVQVRVGGLLSEGIRAARWIWLPIVCLLIVQLRSQPNWPHLFHLP; this is encoded by the coding sequence ATGAGCATCGCTGTGGAGGCGCCCGTTCAGACGTGGTTTGCCCGATCACGGGGCTGGATTGGCATTGTCATTTTGGTCCCCTTCAGCGTGCTGATGTTACTGTCGATTCCCTTGTCCCTGGAAGGCAGTTGGGTCGATTTTGTGTTCGACCAGGCAGCGTGGCTCTTGTTTTTTGCCGGCGCTGCATTTCGCTGGTGGTCCACATTGTACATCGGTGGCCGAAAAACCGCGGAGCTGATTCAGGAAGGGCCCTATTCGCTGTGCCGCAATCCGCTGTACCTGGGCACGTTTTTAATGGTGCTTTCTGCCGCCGTATTTTTGGAAAGCTTGACGTTTGCCATCGGGTTGGTGCTCGCCAGTTGGGTATATTTGTCGACCACCGTGCCGGTGGAAGAACGCCGGCTGCGCAACCGGTTTGGCAAAGCATTCGACGAATACTGCCAACGGGTCCCGCGATTTTTTCCGCGGCCCGGCAGTTTCCGCAGCGCGGACACCGTGCAGGTGCGCGTGGGCGGGCTGTTGTCGGAAGGCATTCGAGCCGCACGCTGGATTTGGCTGCCGATTGTGTGCCTTCTGATTGTGCAATTGCGATCGCAGCCGAATTGGCCGCACTTATTTCATTTGCCGTAA
- a CDS encoding sigma-54 dependent transcriptional regulator — MKLLFADDERTLQELMRIELDRMGHEVTVCPDGLTAVAALERNTYDCIIVDLDMPGLSGVQVIGKCKELSPDTEAVVLTGKSSLETAVAALRHGAFDYLTKPCKLVEIEALLNRVIQKRELTHKFRALKRRLETVEGTSQLIGNSPEIERVKKLIAKVAPTDSTVLITGETGTGKELVARAVHDQSARAEMPFVAINCGALPESLIESELFGHRKGSFTGADEHRVGLFEVADGGTLFLDEIGELPKPMQAKLLRVLESGEIRRVGENQSLTVDVRVVCATHRQLDEMVSAGDFRQDLMFRVNTFEIHLAPLRERIDDVPLLAQHLLKRLRPHLRSSDVAFTPEAIEKLQHHDWPGNVRELANVVEHASILCDELPITGEHLPEHFGLRRLRIDGAHAQNSSHDSLPLPHVEPRTSVSGATTPLTTHPSTTPPLTPAAAPISLRDLEMQAIYQALERNGGNKPKTAEELGISLKTLYNKLNQSQNLERTA, encoded by the coding sequence TTGAAATTGCTGTTCGCCGACGATGAACGTACGCTCCAGGAACTGATGCGGATTGAGCTCGACCGCATGGGGCACGAGGTCACGGTCTGCCCCGACGGCCTGACCGCCGTCGCCGCGCTGGAACGCAACACCTACGATTGCATCATCGTCGATCTCGATATGCCCGGCCTCAGCGGCGTCCAAGTCATCGGCAAGTGCAAAGAGCTTTCGCCCGATACCGAAGCAGTCGTGCTCACCGGCAAATCGTCGCTGGAAACCGCCGTGGCTGCCTTGCGTCACGGGGCGTTCGATTACCTCACCAAGCCATGCAAGCTGGTGGAAATCGAAGCGCTGCTCAACCGCGTCATCCAAAAACGCGAGCTCACGCACAAATTCCGTGCCCTCAAGCGGCGGCTGGAAACGGTCGAAGGCACTTCGCAACTGATCGGCAACTCGCCGGAAATCGAGCGCGTGAAAAAACTGATTGCCAAAGTCGCGCCGACCGATTCCACGGTCCTCATCACCGGCGAAACCGGCACCGGCAAGGAACTGGTCGCCCGCGCCGTACACGATCAAAGTGCTCGGGCCGAAATGCCCTTTGTGGCCATCAACTGCGGGGCGTTGCCGGAAAGCCTGATCGAAAGCGAACTGTTCGGCCATCGCAAAGGGAGCTTTACCGGGGCCGACGAGCACCGGGTGGGCCTGTTCGAAGTTGCCGATGGCGGCACGCTGTTTCTGGACGAAATTGGCGAGCTTCCCAAACCGATGCAAGCCAAGCTGCTGCGTGTCCTGGAAAGCGGCGAAATCCGGCGGGTCGGCGAAAATCAATCGCTCACGGTCGACGTGCGTGTGGTGTGCGCCACCCATCGTCAACTGGACGAAATGGTTTCGGCAGGCGATTTCCGCCAGGACCTCATGTTCCGCGTCAACACTTTCGAAATTCATTTGGCCCCGCTGCGGGAGCGCATCGACGACGTGCCGCTGCTGGCGCAACATTTACTGAAGCGACTCCGCCCGCACCTGCGCTCCAGCGACGTGGCCTTCACGCCCGAGGCCATTGAGAAGCTGCAACACCACGATTGGCCCGGCAACGTGCGCGAGCTGGCCAACGTGGTGGAGCACGCTTCGATTTTGTGCGACGAGCTGCCGATCACCGGCGAACATCTGCCCGAACATTTCGGCCTCCGCCGCCTGCGGATCGACGGTGCTCACGCCCAAAATTCCAGCCATGATTCGCTTCCTTTGCCCCATGTAGAGCCGCGCACTTCAGTAAGCGGTGCGACCACTCCACTCACCACTCACCCTTCCACCACTCCACCACTCACTCCGGCCGCCGCTCCCATCTCGCTGCGCGACTTGGAAATGCAGGCCATTTACCAAGCACTGGAACGCAACGGCGGCAACAAACCCAAAACCGCCGAAGAACTTGGGATCAGTTTGAAAACGCTGTACAACAAGCTGAA
- a CDS encoding protein phosphatase 2C domain-containing protein, producing MASAVTWNDCLEYVALTDVGMRRANNQDAHAEVLAPDPESWFRRGHMFVVCDGMGAHAAGELASEMAAEGIPHNYLKYCALPAADAIRKSVEEVNGQIYSRGQANPDFQGMGTTASALLLLPQGALVAHVGDSRVYRLRGQRLEQLTFDHSLVWEMSAAGQVPKSALPGFVPKNIITRSLGPHAEVRVDLEGPYPLEPSDMFLLCSDGLSGQVQDAEIGALLQSLPPAEAAQVLVDLANLRGGPDNVTVIVVRVINAALTSAGGWQAEPLALTAQPPAAPPPPLGGKSLWIAAAVCLTVALVLGIAQWTIPALCAILVAIALGMISFLQRLTPTQQAMRYLPAGVRLGNGPHATIECQPNEELVRELISMIEQLREAATEEQWSVDWEPFNARSLEGKQALDARDFPRAVREYATALRFLMNELRQQQARVQTGNYQPQPRAENG from the coding sequence ATGGCATCGGCAGTGACTTGGAACGATTGCCTGGAATACGTCGCACTCACCGATGTCGGCATGCGTCGCGCGAACAATCAAGACGCCCACGCGGAAGTTCTCGCTCCCGATCCGGAAAGTTGGTTTCGTCGCGGTCACATGTTTGTGGTTTGCGACGGCATGGGGGCCCATGCAGCAGGGGAACTGGCCAGCGAGATGGCGGCGGAAGGCATTCCGCACAATTATCTCAAATATTGCGCGTTGCCCGCCGCCGACGCCATTCGAAAGAGCGTGGAGGAAGTGAACGGGCAAATTTATAGCCGCGGGCAAGCCAATCCGGATTTTCAAGGCATGGGCACGACTGCCAGCGCGCTGCTGCTGTTGCCGCAAGGCGCCTTGGTGGCCCATGTTGGCGACAGCCGCGTGTATCGGCTGCGCGGGCAACGTCTGGAACAGCTGACGTTCGATCACAGCTTGGTGTGGGAGATGTCGGCCGCCGGACAAGTACCCAAAAGTGCGCTGCCCGGGTTCGTGCCTAAAAACATTATCACTCGTTCGTTAGGTCCGCATGCCGAGGTACGAGTCGATTTGGAAGGCCCTTATCCGCTGGAACCGAGCGACATGTTTTTACTGTGTAGCGATGGCCTGAGCGGCCAAGTGCAAGACGCTGAAATCGGTGCACTGCTGCAATCGTTGCCTCCAGCAGAAGCCGCGCAGGTGCTTGTCGACTTGGCCAATTTGCGCGGCGGACCCGACAATGTCACGGTGATTGTCGTTCGAGTAATCAATGCCGCGCTGACGTCGGCTGGCGGATGGCAGGCCGAACCGCTGGCCCTTACCGCGCAACCCCCTGCTGCGCCCCCGCCTCCCCTTGGCGGCAAATCACTGTGGATTGCCGCAGCTGTGTGTCTGACGGTCGCGCTTGTTTTGGGCATCGCCCAATGGACCATTCCCGCGCTGTGCGCGATTTTGGTCGCAATCGCCTTGGGCATGATTAGCTTCCTACAGCGTCTAACACCGACACAGCAAGCGATGCGCTATCTGCCTGCCGGTGTGCGGTTAGGCAACGGGCCACACGCCACCATCGAATGCCAACCCAATGAAGAACTGGTACGGGAACTGATATCGATGATTGAGCAATTGCGGGAAGCTGCCACCGAAGAACAGTGGTCGGTCGATTGGGAGCCATTTAATGCTCGTAGTCTTGAGGGCAAACAAGCGTTAGATGCTCGGGATTTTCCACGAGCCGTCCGCGAGTACGCTACTGCCCTGCGTTTCCTGATGAATGAGTTGCGCCAGCAACAAGCGCGGGTGCAAACCGGAAATTACCAGCCGCAGCCTCGCGCTGAAAATGGTTGA
- a CDS encoding LptF/LptG family permease: MPIFTRYVLAELLKVFLVALAGMTLFFLLFGVVRLAYYEGLGLKQVLQLIPYVLPDAMRFSVPATILFAACSVFGRLAAANEIIAVKASGITPMILLWPAFVLAFLVSLWAVWLNDVAVSWGYDGATRVVVEAVEEIAYGRLRQQHAYSAKKFSINVADVDGKRLISPTITLEGEGDQPSTTIICEEATLHTDLAAQTLNISCDNCSIQYGELNSEMPHLDRAIPLNEASHKSGGGGSPSYLAMHVIPSERIDQENHIQKLQQQFTAKAAYQMICGDFSQLEGPSWSAAQSELTEAQQRLYRLQMEPSRRWANGFSCLCFVLLGAPLAICMRNSDFLSSFFMCFMPILICYYPLLILGVSKAKAGFFPVCGVWAGNVILAIVGVQFMRRVYRR; this comes from the coding sequence ATGCCAATTTTTACCCGCTATGTTCTGGCTGAATTGCTCAAAGTCTTTCTGGTGGCTCTCGCTGGAATGACGTTGTTTTTTTTGTTGTTTGGCGTGGTTCGGCTGGCGTACTACGAAGGCTTGGGACTGAAGCAGGTGTTGCAGCTGATACCGTATGTGTTGCCCGATGCCATGCGGTTCTCGGTTCCGGCCACGATTTTGTTCGCCGCTTGCAGCGTGTTCGGGCGATTAGCCGCGGCGAACGAAATCATTGCCGTCAAAGCCAGCGGCATTACGCCGATGATTCTGTTGTGGCCGGCCTTCGTGCTGGCATTTTTGGTTAGCCTGTGGGCAGTGTGGCTGAACGATGTGGCTGTTTCTTGGGGCTACGACGGCGCCACGCGGGTGGTGGTGGAAGCCGTGGAAGAAATCGCCTACGGGCGGCTGCGTCAACAGCATGCCTATAGCGCGAAGAAGTTTTCCATCAATGTGGCCGATGTGGATGGCAAGCGTCTGATTAGCCCGACCATCACCTTGGAAGGCGAGGGGGATCAACCCTCGACCACGATCATCTGCGAGGAAGCCACGCTGCATACCGATTTGGCCGCGCAAACACTGAACATTTCGTGCGACAACTGTTCGATCCAATACGGCGAACTTAATTCCGAGATGCCGCATTTAGATCGGGCGATTCCGCTCAACGAGGCCAGCCACAAAAGCGGCGGGGGCGGCAGTCCCTCGTACTTGGCGATGCACGTCATTCCGAGCGAACGCATCGATCAGGAAAATCATATTCAGAAATTGCAGCAGCAATTTACCGCCAAAGCAGCCTATCAAATGATCTGCGGGGATTTTTCGCAGTTGGAAGGTCCATCGTGGTCCGCCGCTCAATCGGAATTGACTGAAGCGCAGCAGCGGCTGTATCGGTTGCAGATGGAGCCCTCGCGCCGCTGGGCGAACGGCTTCAGTTGCCTGTGTTTTGTGCTGTTGGGCGCGCCACTGGCCATTTGCATGCGAAACTCCGACTTCCTGAGCAGCTTTTTTATGTGTTTCATGCCAATCTTAATCTGTTATTACCCCTTGCTGATTTTGGGCGTGTCGAAGGCCAAGGCCGGTTTTTTTCCCGTGTGCGGCGTCTGGGCCGGCAACGTCATTCTGGCCATCGTCGGCGTGCAGTTCATGCGCAGAGTATATCGACGCTAG
- a CDS encoding HAMP domain-containing sensor histidine kinase, which translates to MLSRWPIRNKLLLGLTLLLIIMVTMSTSSFQGTYAYRELARSISSRARELPLATALSEQVSNLRVWLADLEVMGLYPHLELPTPVSESKLSDSFRQEFSQAQATVQDYDSALNDSALKDSAHSEFRIGNRSQEFEALAQVKRLLADIEKDTAADHWYHDGDACQTPYVKSDLEQLQWLVAKLPSFLQERMQALKDEVRTRYRAWIILTWICAVAATILLSLFIFLCYRWIFRPLRLLVKGSRIVAAGDFNYRIRLESHDEMAELSAAMNDMTTRFRTIRDDLDRQVQLRTQQVVRSEQLASVGFLAAGVAHEINNPLASIALCAESLEGRLLEMCPTSSDQVEVVQRYLKMIQTEAFRCKEITEKLLDFSRLGPAKRQSADLRDLIQGVIDMVRHLGKYQNRNIDFPAGEPVIAPVNAQEIKQVVLNLVTNALDSVEAGGTLTIQLSRKPDFAEMIFADNGCGMTDEVLKHLFEPFFTRKRGGQGTGLGLSIVYRIVSEHGGQIEAASAGPGRGSQFHVTLPLAEAKKSPLENQAHSDPSPAKQPLAA; encoded by the coding sequence GTGTTGTCCCGGTGGCCCATCCGGAACAAGTTGTTGTTAGGCCTGACGCTGCTGTTGATCATCATGGTTACGATGTCGACCAGCAGCTTCCAGGGGACGTACGCCTACCGCGAATTGGCGCGCAGCATTAGCAGCCGCGCTCGCGAGTTGCCGTTGGCGACCGCATTGTCGGAGCAGGTGAGCAATTTGCGCGTCTGGCTGGCGGATTTGGAGGTGATGGGGCTGTATCCCCACTTAGAGTTGCCGACTCCTGTATCAGAGTCAAAACTGAGCGACAGCTTTCGGCAGGAATTTTCCCAAGCGCAGGCGACGGTGCAAGATTACGACAGCGCGCTGAACGACAGCGCGCTGAAAGACAGCGCCCACTCGGAATTTCGCATCGGTAATCGCAGTCAGGAATTCGAAGCGCTGGCCCAGGTCAAGCGCCTTCTGGCCGACATCGAAAAAGACACGGCCGCCGATCACTGGTATCACGATGGCGACGCGTGCCAAACTCCTTATGTCAAGTCCGACCTGGAGCAATTGCAGTGGCTGGTCGCCAAGCTTCCCAGTTTCCTGCAGGAACGAATGCAAGCCCTGAAGGATGAAGTCCGCACGCGGTATCGCGCCTGGATCATCCTCACATGGATCTGCGCGGTGGCGGCAACGATCTTGCTGAGCCTGTTCATTTTTCTGTGCTACCGCTGGATTTTCCGCCCGCTACGGTTGCTGGTGAAAGGTTCTCGCATTGTCGCCGCCGGCGATTTCAATTATCGGATCCGGCTGGAATCGCACGACGAAATGGCGGAGCTAAGCGCCGCCATGAACGACATGACCACCCGCTTCCGCACCATCCGCGACGATCTGGATCGTCAGGTTCAACTACGCACGCAGCAAGTGGTCCGCAGCGAGCAACTGGCCAGCGTCGGCTTCCTGGCGGCGGGCGTGGCGCACGAAATCAACAATCCGCTGGCTTCCATCGCGTTGTGTGCCGAGTCGCTGGAAGGGCGCCTGTTGGAAATGTGCCCCACCAGTAGCGATCAAGTTGAAGTCGTGCAGCGTTACCTCAAGATGATTCAGACCGAGGCCTTCCGCTGCAAGGAAATCACGGAAAAACTGCTCGACTTTTCCCGCCTGGGTCCGGCCAAGCGACAAAGCGCCGATTTGCGCGATTTGATCCAAGGCGTCATCGATATGGTGCGCCACCTAGGCAAATACCAAAACCGCAACATCGACTTTCCCGCCGGCGAGCCCGTCATCGCCCCGGTCAACGCTCAGGAAATCAAGCAAGTGGTGCTGAACCTTGTCACCAATGCGCTGGATAGCGTGGAAGCGGGCGGCACGCTGACCATTCAACTTTCGCGCAAACCCGATTTTGCGGAAATGATTTTCGCCGACAACGGCTGCGGCATGACCGACGAAGTGCTCAAGCACCTGTTCGAGCCCTTCTTCACCCGCAAGCGCGGCGGCCAAGGCACCGGCCTGGGCCTGTCGATCGTGTACCGGATTGTCAGCGAGCATGGCGGGCAAATCGAGGCCGCCAGCGCCGGTCCGGGCCGCGGTTCGCAATTCCACGTCACGTTGCCTCTGGCCGAAGCAAAAAAATCGCCCCTTGAAAATCAAGCGCACAGCGATCCAAGCCCAGCCAAACAACCCCTGGCCGCCTAA